The following is a genomic window from Syntrophorhabdus sp..
CGTTCATGCGCAAGAAATACCGCTACGGCGTCGATGACCGAAAGAATGTGGGCTACGGACTCTGGCAGCTCGCCTACGGCAGCATGCAGACCCTCGATACTACGGCATACGCCGCGGCGCGGGCTGCGATGATGTCCTTCACGAACGATGAGGGCGCGCCCCTCGGCATCATGCCCACGCACCTCGTTGTTCCGCCCACCCTGGAATCCGCGGGCAGGACTGTCCTCGAGGCCGAGAAGAACGCCAACGGCTCATCGAACGTCTGGTACCACACGGCCGAGCTCGTTGTCGTGCCCTGGCTGGCATAGAAGGAGGAACCGATGAAGATCAAGTGCAAATCGATACCGGAAAGATTCCGCAGGGCGGGGATAACGTTCTCGAACTCTCCCGCGGAATACGATGTTAACGAAAAGACGCTCAAGGTCCTTCAGGCGGAGCCCATGCTCGTTGTCGAGGTCCTTCCGGAGGAGAAGAAAGAGCCAGAGAAGGGAAAGACCCCGGACAAAGAGAAGGTATCAGCATCCCAGGATCAGACCGGCAAGAAGGACAAAGAGAAAGAGAAGTAACACAAGACAAGGAGGCCAGGAGGAGGGCCCAGCCCTCCTCCCTTACTGAACCATGGCATACTGCACGCTTGACGATATCAAAAAGGCCCTGGAAGAGGCGACGGTCATACAGCTCACCGATGACGAGAATTTGAAGCCTGCGGCCATCGATCCGGTGGATCCGGACCACGCGGCGATCATCTCCCGCGTCGATGAGGCCATCGAAACCGCCGACGCGGAGATCGACGGCTACTGCGCCGTGAAGTACTCCGTGCCACTTTCCCCGGTACCGGCCGTCGTGAACAAGCTCTCTGTCGAGCTCGCCATCTACTATCTCCACGGCAGGCGGAGCATCCCGGAGAAGATAGAGAAGCGCTACGAGAGGGCCGTCTCACGGTTGAAAGACATCGCCAGGGGGCTGCTTTCCCTGGGCGTAGACCCGGAGCCGGCGGCATCGACCTCCGCCGACAGCGCGCAGGCAAGCAAGGCAGCGAGCGATCGGGTCTTCACCCGCGACACATTGAAGGGGTTCTGACATGCTCGCAGAGATCGAGGCCGCCGCGGCTGCCAGACTCACGCTGAAAGTGGCCGAGCCGAAGAACGTAGAGATAGAGGAGAAACACGGAGCGCTGGCCATGCCGGCGATCGAGGTATACACGGCAGGCGGACCGTTCGCAAAGGTCGGTCAGAGGTACAAGCTCACGCCGTCCGTCTTCGTTGTCGTAACCTTCCAGAACATGCGATCGGTGAAGGACCGCCGTGCGGGGATGTACCCTGTCCTTGAGGCCGTGATATCCGCCCTCCTGCTTCAGACGCTGGGCCTTTCCATCGATCCCCTCGTTCCGAAGGAGATCACAAACATTACTCTCGAGGAAGAGGAAGACGAGGGAAAGATCGTCTTTGCCGTGGAGTTCCAGACGGGATTCATCATCGACAAGATCGATGATGATGCGGCCGCCGCGATGGATCTCCTCAGAATCGGCTTTGAATATTATCTCAAGCCAGGTGATGACATCGCCGACGCTGAGGACGTCGTGGAATTTGAAACTGAAACGTAAAAGGAGACTATTATGGCTGATTTAAAAGTGACCGCAGCGCCAGGCATGCGCTGTCCCATGGAAGGCCGGCCGCGAGAGTACATTACCGACACCGCGGCCGCAGAGGTACCCGACACCGCATACTACCGCAGGCTCCTCGCCGATGGTTCCCTCATCAAGGTCGGCCCGGGGAATAAAAAGGAGGTAAAACCTGATGGCAAGTAAAAACATATCCTTCGACAACATCCCGGCTTCGATCCGCAAACCCGGCAAATATATCGAGTTCAACACCCGGCTCGCCGTGCGGACCCTGCCGAACAACAAGCAGCGCATGCTCATCGTCGGGCAGAGGACCTCGGACGGCACGATCGCCGAGAAGATCCCGACCCAGGTCTTCTCTGATAAGGAAGCGGAGATATACTTCGGCCCGGGGTCGATGTGCCACCTCATGACACGAGCCGCGATCACGGCCAATCCCTACCTGGACCTCACAGTCATCGCCCTTGATGACGCAAGCGCAGGCCAGCCTGCGGTGGGAACGGTGACCATCGCCGGCGCCGCAACGGGCACGGGTGTACTGACGCTCTACATCGGGACAAAGAAGATCGAGATAGCGATCGCCACGACAACGGCAGCGGCGGCTGTAGCTGCGGCCCTCGAGGCGGAGCTTGACAAACACCCCGATCTGCCGGTAACGGCGAGCGTCGCCGAAGCAGTCGTGACTTTGACCGCCAAAAACGAGGGCCCCTGCGGCAACGACATACACGTAAGCTACGTCCTCACAAACGCCCCGGGGATAACGGTCACCATCGTGGCCATGGCGACAGGAGCTGCCAACCCGACCCTTGCAGACGCCCTTGCGGCCGTCTTCGGGGAACAGTATGACATCATCGTCACACCGTACAACGACCAGACGGACCTGGCTACCCTCAAGACCCACCTCGATTCGGTGAGCGGTCCCCTGGAACAGAGGCCGGGTACCGGCGTCTATGGAATGAACGGGGCCCTGGCCACAGCGACAACACTCTCCGGACAGGTCAACTCGGGGCGCATCCTCTGCGCCTATCACCGCTACACCGCAGCCACCCTGGTGCAGAGCATGCCCTATGAGATCGCGGCCGCCTTCGGGGCCGTCATGGCCTGGGAGGAGGACCCGGCAAGGCCCCTCAATACCCTGGAACTCAAGGGTATCGCGGCCGCCAACATCGCCGACCGCCTCTCCAGAACCGAGCAGGAGAACCTCCTGTACAACGGCGTGTCACCGAACGAAGTGGGCCCGGGAGAGACGGTACAGATCGTCAGGGCCATCAGCACCTACCTGCAGGATCCCCAGGGGATCGATGACATATCACTTATGGATATTACGACGATCCGGACGCTTGATTACGTGCGCAAGGCGGTGCGGACCCGTATCAGTCTGCGTTTTCCCAGGGAGAAGCTCTCCAGTAAGACACCCCCAAAGGTCAGAAGCGAGATCCTCGATGTCCTCTTGCAGCTCCAGGACCTGGAGATCGTCGAGGAGGTGGAGGCGAACAAAGACGGCCTGATCGTCGAGCGGGACCTGCAGGACCCGAACCGGCTCGATGCGCGGATCCCCGCGGACGTTGTTAACGGGCTCCACGTATTCGCCGGCAGGATCGACCTGCTGCTGTAACAAGACAAGGAGGAAACCATGGCAGATGAATATGTAGAACTGGTAACGCTGGAAGT
Proteins encoded in this region:
- a CDS encoding DUF1320 domain-containing protein yields the protein MAYCTLDDIKKALEEATVIQLTDDENLKPAAIDPVDPDHAAIISRVDEAIETADAEIDGYCAVKYSVPLSPVPAVVNKLSVELAIYYLHGRRSIPEKIEKRYERAVSRLKDIARGLLSLGVDPEPAASTSADSAQASKAASDRVFTRDTLKGF
- a CDS encoding DUF1834 family protein, producing MLAEIEAAAAARLTLKVAEPKNVEIEEKHGALAMPAIEVYTAGGPFAKVGQRYKLTPSVFVVVTFQNMRSVKDRRAGMYPVLEAVISALLLQTLGLSIDPLVPKEITNITLEEEEDEGKIVFAVEFQTGFIIDKIDDDAAAAMDLLRIGFEYYLKPGDDIADAEDVVEFETET
- a CDS encoding DUF2635 domain-containing protein, with amino-acid sequence MADLKVTAAPGMRCPMEGRPREYITDTAAAEVPDTAYYRRLLADGSLIKVGPGNKKEVKPDGK
- a CDS encoding phage tail protein is translated as MASKNISFDNIPASIRKPGKYIEFNTRLAVRTLPNNKQRMLIVGQRTSDGTIAEKIPTQVFSDKEAEIYFGPGSMCHLMTRAAITANPYLDLTVIALDDASAGQPAVGTVTIAGAATGTGVLTLYIGTKKIEIAIATTTAAAAVAAALEAELDKHPDLPVTASVAEAVVTLTAKNEGPCGNDIHVSYVLTNAPGITVTIVAMATGAANPTLADALAAVFGEQYDIIVTPYNDQTDLATLKTHLDSVSGPLEQRPGTGVYGMNGALATATTLSGQVNSGRILCAYHRYTAATLVQSMPYEIAAAFGAVMAWEEDPARPLNTLELKGIAAANIADRLSRTEQENLLYNGVSPNEVGPGETVQIVRAISTYLQDPQGIDDISLMDITTIRTLDYVRKAVRTRISLRFPREKLSSKTPPKVRSEILDVLLQLQDLEIVEEVEANKDGLIVERDLQDPNRLDARIPADVVNGLHVFAGRIDLLL